One Leclercia pneumoniae genomic region harbors:
- a CDS encoding Hcp family type VI secretion system effector, which translates to MPIPPYMWLKDDGGADIKGSVDIRYREGSIEIIGLGHGINLPVDNLTGKITGSRQHSSMMIEKEVDSSTPYLYKAAATGQSMKSAEIKFYKINDAGQEVCYYTVLMEKVKVTGVNCSVPNIKLAGNSKINHVESVSLQYEKITWRIEDGNIQFTDAWNERNTA; encoded by the coding sequence ATGCCAATTCCACCCTATATGTGGCTTAAAGATGATGGTGGTGCAGATATTAAAGGATCTGTTGATATTAGATATCGCGAAGGCAGTATAGAGATCATTGGCCTCGGCCATGGTATAAATTTACCGGTAGACAATTTAACGGGTAAGATTACAGGTAGTCGACAACATTCATCAATGATGATTGAAAAAGAGGTGGACAGTTCTACACCCTATTTATATAAAGCCGCCGCGACTGGACAATCAATGAAAAGTGCGGAAATTAAGTTTTATAAAATAAATGATGCCGGTCAGGAGGTGTGTTACTACACGGTTTTGATGGAAAAAGTAAAGGTTACAGGCGTTAATTGTAGCGTACCTAATATAAAGTTAGCAGGAAACAGTAAAATCAATCACGTTGAAAGCGTCAGCCTTCAATATGAAAAAATAACCTGGAGAATCGAAGACGGTAATATCCAGTTTACCGACGCCTGGAATGAGCGAAATACGGCATAA
- a CDS encoding LysE family translocator yields the protein MTVTDALLAFTLAATLLTLTPGLDTALILRTATAEGGKKAFHAALGIDAGCFIWGAMVAFGLGALLAVSEFAYTLLKWCGAAYLCWLGIQLLLRPRQQFTLNQAATHASGNWFVRGMLGNVLNPKMGVFYVSFLPQFIPNGHSPLLWTFLLVGIHVLIGTLWSLTLIVATRYAAGVLKKPAVVKWMDRTTGCVFLLFAAKLAISKR from the coding sequence ATGACCGTTACCGATGCTCTGCTGGCCTTTACTCTCGCTGCCACGCTACTGACACTGACTCCCGGCCTTGATACCGCCCTGATCCTGCGCACCGCCACTGCGGAAGGTGGCAAAAAAGCCTTTCATGCAGCACTGGGGATAGATGCGGGCTGTTTTATATGGGGAGCAATGGTGGCTTTTGGGCTGGGGGCGCTGCTGGCAGTGTCTGAATTCGCCTATACGCTACTGAAATGGTGTGGGGCAGCCTACCTTTGCTGGTTAGGCATTCAACTCTTACTGCGCCCGCGTCAGCAATTTACCCTTAATCAGGCTGCAACCCATGCATCGGGTAACTGGTTTGTTCGCGGGATGCTGGGCAACGTGCTCAACCCAAAAATGGGCGTGTTTTACGTCTCGTTTTTACCGCAATTTATCCCGAACGGTCACTCGCCGCTGCTCTGGACGTTTTTATTGGTGGGTATCCACGTGCTGATTGGCACCCTCTGGTCGCTGACCTTGATTGTGGCGACGCGCTACGCCGCCGGAGTGCTAAAAAAGCCCGCCGTGGTGAAATGGATGGATCGCACAACGGGCTGCGTCTTTTTGCTGTTTGCCGCCAAACTGGCCATCAGTAAGCGCTAG
- a CDS encoding diguanylate cyclase produces the protein MRIATITNWAYGATVCLTIASGIVMLMASHADNVERQAVKQRQMFDQFSEEIETDAWRLSDLARLFVIKKDPSALEAYRQEARELKNVEVRLTQLKDNGASIEKLSLLRDGLQIIDELQDEQQAALAGMARGEEQQALDLLYGSPYEQELERAQRQIDHFRQMLDKRIIADVHAATNKSKTLRTASEVMVGLTALLFLFVLGFILKRRVLHPVVRLSDVVHRLASQDYAVETPNFNQIDEIGDMAQAIRIFRENGLARQRLEKERDADWAIRELLARMTQRLQGCENFADVINVAKLFAPNIAPGVSGRLYILDRELWEMRCAAEWLAPEGDKTAFHPDACWAVRRGQSHPPRSGEPDITCYHLPASCAHQSLCVPLIAQGEAIGLLSFQNLTPENAPSRAYLELMAEALGLALANQRLRDALLEKALFDPLTGLRNRHHLEDTLRTQMAQAVRNKEPVSCLMIDIDHFKSINDRFGHEAGDLVIKSVATIVQRAVHESGLAFRYGGEEFLALLAGADEAVAHACATEIYDGVRGLSLRYGLAELGPVDVSIGIASYPEHAQSDTLLRAADVALYRAKELGRSRIVSFGMLEAG, from the coding sequence GTGCGAATCGCTACGATTACCAACTGGGCCTACGGCGCCACCGTCTGTCTGACTATCGCCTCAGGCATTGTGATGCTAATGGCTTCTCATGCTGACAACGTTGAGCGTCAGGCCGTGAAACAGCGGCAGATGTTTGATCAATTCAGCGAAGAGATCGAAACAGATGCCTGGAGGCTGTCTGACTTAGCCCGCCTGTTTGTCATCAAAAAAGATCCCTCCGCACTGGAAGCGTACCGGCAGGAGGCCCGCGAACTGAAGAACGTGGAAGTCCGGCTGACGCAGCTGAAGGATAATGGCGCCTCTATTGAAAAGCTCTCCCTGCTGCGTGACGGATTACAAATTATCGATGAGTTGCAGGACGAACAGCAGGCGGCACTGGCGGGTATGGCCAGGGGGGAAGAGCAACAGGCCTTGGACCTGCTTTATGGCTCACCTTATGAACAAGAGCTTGAACGCGCCCAGCGACAAATTGACCATTTTCGCCAGATGCTGGACAAACGGATCATCGCCGACGTTCACGCCGCCACCAACAAATCAAAAACGTTGCGCACCGCTTCGGAAGTGATGGTGGGCCTCACTGCCCTGCTCTTCTTGTTCGTGCTGGGCTTTATTCTTAAACGCCGCGTCCTGCACCCGGTGGTGCGCCTGAGCGACGTGGTGCACCGGCTGGCTTCACAGGATTACGCCGTTGAAACGCCGAACTTCAATCAGATCGATGAAATTGGCGATATGGCGCAGGCCATCCGTATCTTCCGTGAAAACGGCCTGGCCCGACAGCGGCTGGAAAAAGAGCGCGATGCCGACTGGGCCATCCGCGAACTGCTGGCACGGATGACGCAGCGCCTGCAGGGATGCGAGAACTTTGCGGATGTCATTAACGTGGCGAAGCTGTTTGCCCCCAATATCGCGCCTGGCGTTTCCGGGCGCTTATATATTCTCGATCGCGAACTCTGGGAGATGCGCTGCGCCGCGGAATGGCTGGCGCCAGAGGGGGACAAAACGGCGTTCCATCCGGATGCGTGCTGGGCGGTACGGCGCGGGCAGAGCCACCCTCCGAGGAGCGGTGAGCCGGATATCACTTGCTATCACTTGCCAGCATCCTGCGCACATCAATCCTTATGCGTGCCCCTTATCGCCCAGGGAGAAGCCATTGGGCTGCTCTCTTTCCAGAACCTTACCCCTGAAAACGCTCCGTCGCGTGCTTATCTGGAGTTAATGGCAGAGGCGCTGGGCCTGGCGCTGGCTAACCAGAGATTGCGCGATGCCTTGCTGGAAAAAGCCCTGTTCGATCCGCTGACCGGCCTGCGCAACCGCCATCATCTGGAAGATACCCTGCGAACCCAAATGGCGCAGGCCGTACGTAATAAGGAGCCGGTGAGCTGTCTGATGATCGACATCGATCACTTCAAGAGCATTAATGACCGTTTTGGTCACGAGGCGGGCGATCTGGTCATTAAAAGCGTGGCGACGATTGTGCAGCGCGCCGTGCATGAATCCGGCCTGGCTTTCCGCTATGGCGGCGAGGAGTTTCTGGCGCTGCTCGCCGGGGCAGATGAAGCTGTCGCCCACGCCTGCGCAACGGAAATTTATGACGGGGTACGGGGATTGTCGCTGCGCTATGGCCTGGCTGAACTCGGCCCGGTTGATGTCTCTATCGGCATCGCCAGCTACCCGGAACATGCTCAGAGCGATACCCTGCTGCGCGCGGCCGACGTGGCGCTATACCGCGCGAAGGAGCTGGGCCGTTCGCGGATTGTCAGTTTTGGCATGCTTGAGGCGGGTTAA
- the fbpC gene encoding ferric ABC transporter ATP-binding protein, with product MTQKHFVELRNVTKRFGANTVIENINLAIPQGQMVTLLGPSGCGKTTVLRLVAGLEKPTEGQIYIDGEDVTHRSIQQRDICMVFQSYALFPHMSLGENVGYGLKMLGVSRAEIKTRVQEALAMVDLEGFEDRYVDQISGGQQQRVALARALILKPKVLLFDEPLSNLDANLRRSMRDKIRELQKQFNITSLYVTHDQSEAFAVSDTVLVMNKGNIMQIGSPQDLYRQPASRFMASFMGDANLFPANFSEEAVEIHGYRLPRPLHFAAQGKGTVGVRPEAITLSQHGEASQRCVIRHVAYMGPQYEVIVEWHGQEILLQVNATRLQPDVGESYYLEIHPYGMFVLADVA from the coding sequence ATGACTCAGAAACATTTCGTTGAACTGCGTAACGTGACCAAGCGCTTCGGCGCTAACACGGTGATTGAAAATATCAACCTGGCGATTCCGCAAGGACAAATGGTGACGCTGCTCGGCCCGTCTGGCTGCGGCAAAACGACCGTCCTGCGTCTGGTGGCCGGACTGGAGAAGCCGACCGAAGGGCAGATTTATATCGACGGTGAAGATGTGACACACCGCTCCATTCAGCAGCGTGATATCTGTATGGTGTTCCAGTCCTACGCCCTCTTCCCGCATATGTCGCTGGGGGAGAACGTCGGCTACGGCCTGAAGATGCTGGGCGTCTCGCGCGCGGAGATTAAAACCCGCGTCCAGGAGGCGCTGGCGATGGTGGACCTGGAGGGATTTGAAGATCGCTATGTGGATCAGATTTCCGGCGGGCAGCAGCAGCGCGTGGCGCTGGCCCGTGCGCTGATCCTCAAACCCAAAGTTCTGCTCTTTGATGAGCCGCTGAGTAACCTCGACGCCAACCTCAGACGCAGCATGCGCGATAAAATTCGCGAGCTGCAGAAGCAGTTCAACATCACCTCGCTGTATGTGACCCACGATCAGAGCGAGGCGTTTGCGGTCTCTGACACCGTACTGGTGATGAACAAGGGCAATATTATGCAGATTGGTTCCCCGCAGGATCTCTACCGTCAGCCCGCGTCGCGCTTTATGGCGAGCTTTATGGGGGATGCCAACCTCTTTCCGGCGAACTTCAGTGAAGAGGCGGTGGAAATCCACGGCTACCGGCTGCCCCGTCCGCTGCATTTCGCCGCGCAGGGGAAAGGCACCGTTGGGGTACGCCCGGAGGCCATCACCCTGAGTCAGCACGGCGAGGCAAGCCAGCGCTGCGTGATTCGTCACGTGGCCTATATGGGACCGCAGTATGAAGTGATTGTGGAGTGGCACGGGCAGGAAATTTTGTTGCAGGTGAATGCCACGCGGCTACAGCCGGACGTGGGGGAGTCGTATTACCTGGAGATTCATCCGTACGGGATGTTTGTGCTGGCAGACGTGGCGTGA
- a CDS encoding AI-2E family transporter has translation MRFNGLTKGFFIFILALVTWAFFDVLSPYFSAILWAAILTIIFNPVKNKLRTLLGERNGLASFLTLCIICLIVFIPLMVILSSLAIELNVVYTKLQQNNTQFPEVVAGILNRLPGWASGFLADHNLANAAEIQKKLSEAALRGGQYLAGSAFLIGKGTFGFAISFGIMLYLLFFLLKDGPYLVRQILDSLPLSNFAKEHLFAKFVGVSRATVKGTAVVAVVQGTLGGIAFAIVGIDGSILWGALMAFLSLVPAVGSAIVWVPAAIFLFATHQLWQGLFIVGFFVIIVGLVDNILRPLLVGKDTKMPDYLILISTLGGMELYGINGFVIGPLIAALFIACWNLFSGRDHAGNTEELDADFLEEGKTPPDL, from the coding sequence ATGCGATTTAACGGACTGACCAAAGGTTTCTTCATCTTTATTCTCGCCCTTGTCACCTGGGCTTTTTTTGATGTGCTCTCCCCCTACTTCTCTGCCATTTTGTGGGCGGCCATCCTGACCATCATTTTCAACCCGGTGAAAAACAAGCTGCGCACCCTGCTGGGCGAGCGCAACGGCCTGGCGTCGTTTTTGACCCTGTGCATTATCTGCCTGATCGTCTTTATTCCGTTGATGGTGATCCTCTCGTCGCTCGCCATTGAGCTGAACGTGGTGTACACCAAGCTTCAGCAAAACAATACCCAGTTCCCGGAAGTGGTGGCCGGTATCCTTAACCGCCTGCCCGGCTGGGCGAGCGGCTTTCTTGCCGATCACAACCTGGCGAATGCGGCGGAGATTCAGAAAAAACTCTCTGAAGCCGCGCTGCGGGGTGGGCAGTACCTGGCTGGCAGCGCATTCCTGATCGGCAAAGGCACATTTGGCTTCGCCATCAGCTTTGGCATTATGCTCTATCTGCTCTTCTTCCTGCTGAAGGATGGGCCTTACCTGGTGCGTCAGATCCTGGATTCGCTGCCGTTGAGCAACTTTGCGAAAGAGCACCTGTTTGCCAAATTCGTCGGCGTCTCACGGGCAACGGTGAAAGGTACGGCGGTAGTGGCGGTCGTTCAGGGCACGCTTGGCGGGATTGCATTCGCGATTGTCGGCATCGACGGCAGCATATTGTGGGGCGCGCTGATGGCGTTCCTCTCGCTCGTCCCGGCCGTCGGCTCGGCTATCGTCTGGGTGCCTGCCGCCATCTTCCTTTTCGCCACGCACCAGCTGTGGCAAGGGCTGTTTATTGTCGGCTTCTTTGTGATTATCGTTGGGCTGGTGGATAACATTCTGCGTCCATTGCTGGTGGGCAAGGACACCAAAATGCCAGACTATCTGATCCTTATCTCCACCCTCGGCGGCATGGAGTTGTACGGGATCAACGGTTTTGTGATTGGCCCGCTGATTGCGGCGCTGTTTATCGCCTGCTGGAATCTCTTCTCCGGACGTGACCATGCTGGCAACACCGAAGAGCTGGATGCCGATTTCCTTGAAGAGGGGAAAACCCCGCCCGATTTGTGA
- the mmuP gene encoding S-methylmethionine permease — protein sequence MQTEHENGQLKRTMKTRHLIMLSLGGVIGTGLFFNTGYIISTTGAAGTLLAYLIGALVVWLVMQCLGELSVAMPETGAFHVYAARYLGPATGYTVAWLYWLTWTVALGSSFTAAGFCMQYWFPQVPVWVWCVVFCVVIFALNVISTRFFAEGEFWFSLVKVITIIAFIILGGAAIFGFIPMQDGSPAPGLSNITAEGWFPHGGLPILMTMVAVNFAFSGTELIGIAAGETENPHKVIPVAIRTTIARLIIFFIGTVFVLAALIPMQQAGVEKSPFVLVFEKVGIPYAADIFNFVILTAILSAANSGLYASGRMLWSLSNEKTLPRCFARVNKNGVPLTALSVSMLGGVLALFSSVVAPDTVFVALSAISGFAVVAVWISICASHFVFRRRHVQAGLPLSDLHYRAPWYPLVPVLGFILCVVACVGLWFDPSQRIALYCGLPFVALCYGAYYLTRNLTTQEHQHVAE from the coding sequence ATGCAAACAGAACACGAAAATGGGCAGCTAAAGCGCACCATGAAAACACGCCACCTGATTATGCTCTCGCTGGGTGGGGTCATTGGCACAGGGTTATTCTTCAATACCGGATACATTATTTCGACGACCGGCGCGGCGGGCACGCTGCTGGCGTACCTGATTGGGGCACTGGTTGTGTGGCTGGTGATGCAGTGTCTGGGCGAACTTTCCGTCGCGATGCCGGAGACCGGCGCATTCCACGTCTATGCCGCCCGCTATCTGGGCCCGGCGACCGGGTACACCGTCGCCTGGCTTTACTGGCTCACCTGGACGGTCGCGCTCGGGTCGAGCTTTACCGCCGCCGGATTCTGCATGCAGTACTGGTTCCCGCAGGTGCCCGTCTGGGTGTGGTGCGTGGTGTTCTGCGTCGTGATTTTTGCCCTTAACGTCATCTCTACCCGGTTTTTTGCCGAAGGGGAGTTCTGGTTCTCGCTGGTGAAAGTTATCACCATCATTGCCTTTATCATTCTCGGTGGCGCGGCGATCTTTGGGTTTATCCCGATGCAGGACGGCTCTCCCGCGCCGGGCCTGAGCAATATCACCGCTGAAGGCTGGTTCCCGCACGGCGGCCTGCCGATCCTGATGACCATGGTGGCGGTGAACTTCGCCTTCTCGGGAACGGAGCTGATCGGCATTGCGGCGGGGGAGACCGAAAACCCGCACAAAGTGATTCCGGTAGCGATCCGCACCACCATCGCCCGGCTGATCATTTTCTTTATCGGCACCGTCTTTGTGCTGGCGGCCCTGATCCCGATGCAGCAGGCCGGGGTAGAGAAAAGCCCGTTCGTGCTGGTCTTTGAGAAAGTGGGTATTCCTTACGCGGCGGATATCTTTAACTTTGTGATTCTGACGGCAATCCTCTCGGCGGCGAACTCGGGGTTATATGCCTCTGGCCGGATGCTGTGGTCGCTCTCGAACGAGAAAACGTTGCCGCGCTGCTTTGCCCGGGTTAACAAAAATGGCGTGCCGCTGACGGCGCTGTCGGTGTCGATGCTGGGCGGCGTACTGGCGCTGTTCTCAAGCGTGGTGGCCCCGGATACGGTATTCGTCGCGCTCTCTGCCATTTCCGGTTTCGCGGTGGTGGCGGTGTGGATCAGCATTTGCGCTTCGCACTTTGTCTTCCGCCGCCGTCATGTGCAGGCTGGTCTGCCGCTCTCTGACCTGCACTATCGGGCGCCGTGGTATCCGTTAGTTCCGGTGCTCGGTTTTATCCTCTGCGTAGTGGCCTGCGTCGGCCTGTGGTTTGACCCCAGCCAGCGCATTGCCCTTTATTGCGGACTCCCCTTCGTCGCCCTGTGTTATGGTGCGTACTACCTGACCCGAAATCTGACAACGCAGGAGCATCAACATGTCGCAGAATAA
- a CDS encoding LysE family translocator yields the protein MLDITHFGLFALSVLLLSITPGPDIAYVVGQSVANGRRAGVISAAGVALGSCTHAVASAVGLTALIAASPLMFTVIKYLGAAYLMYLGSKMILGTLSKKKAEDTARPTIKPLLHPYSLLSKGFITTLTNPKVLLFFISFFPQFVSPGGEHQAVSFLLLGLVYALIAFLTDVTFAVLAGSAAGAVSQNKTLQTLLDRVVGATFITLGIRLALTRR from the coding sequence ATGCTGGATATTACGCATTTTGGACTGTTTGCTCTGTCTGTTCTTCTTCTTTCCATCACGCCGGGGCCAGATATTGCCTACGTTGTCGGGCAGAGCGTGGCCAATGGGCGCCGGGCCGGGGTGATCTCTGCGGCGGGGGTAGCGTTGGGAAGTTGTACCCATGCGGTTGCCAGCGCGGTAGGTCTCACCGCGTTAATCGCCGCCTCTCCGCTGATGTTCACCGTGATTAAATATTTAGGTGCAGCCTATCTGATGTATCTGGGCAGCAAGATGATCCTGGGCACGCTAAGCAAGAAGAAGGCCGAGGATACAGCGCGGCCGACCATTAAGCCGCTACTGCACCCTTACAGTTTGCTGTCGAAAGGCTTTATTACTACCCTTACCAATCCGAAGGTACTGCTGTTTTTCATCTCCTTCTTCCCGCAATTTGTCTCCCCGGGCGGCGAGCATCAGGCGGTCTCATTCCTGCTGCTGGGGCTGGTTTATGCGCTCATTGCGTTTCTCACCGATGTGACTTTTGCCGTTCTGGCGGGCAGCGCCGCAGGAGCGGTATCGCAAAATAAAACGCTGCAAACGCTGTTGGATCGCGTTGTTGGCGCGACCTTTATCACCCTGGGTATTCGCCTGGCGCTGACCCGTCGATAA
- the mmuM gene encoding homocysteine S-methyltransferase: protein MSQNNPLTAILEKQPFVVLDGAMATELEARGCNLADGLWSAKVLVENPDLIREVHLDYYRAGAQVAITASYQATPAGFAARGLDEAQSRALIGKSVELARKAREAYLAENAQAGTLLVAGSVGPYGAYLADGSEYRGDYVRSAEEFTAFHRPRVEALLDAGADLLACETLPSFPEIKALAALLTEYPRARAWFSFTLRDSEHLSDGTPLREVIAVLDNFPQIVALGINCIALENTTAALQHLQGLTALPLVVYPNSGEHYDAVSKTWHHHGEACETLAGYLPQWQSAGAKLIGGCCRTTPKDIAELYALR from the coding sequence ATGTCGCAGAATAATCCGCTTACCGCCATCCTCGAAAAACAACCCTTTGTGGTGCTGGATGGCGCGATGGCAACGGAGCTGGAAGCGCGCGGCTGTAATCTTGCAGACGGCCTCTGGTCTGCCAAAGTGCTGGTGGAAAACCCGGATCTTATCCGTGAAGTGCATCTTGATTACTATCGTGCTGGCGCGCAGGTGGCGATCACCGCCAGCTATCAGGCCACGCCTGCAGGCTTTGCGGCTCGCGGGCTGGACGAGGCGCAATCCCGGGCGCTGATTGGTAAAAGCGTGGAGCTGGCGCGCAAAGCGCGCGAGGCATATCTGGCCGAGAACGCCCAGGCGGGCACGCTGCTGGTGGCGGGCTCCGTCGGGCCCTATGGTGCTTACCTGGCGGATGGCTCCGAATACCGCGGCGACTACGTGCGCAGCGCGGAAGAATTTACCGCGTTCCACCGCCCACGGGTAGAGGCGCTGCTGGACGCGGGGGCCGATCTGCTGGCCTGCGAAACCCTGCCGTCATTCCCTGAAATTAAAGCGCTGGCCGCGTTGCTGACGGAATATCCCCGCGCCCGGGCATGGTTCTCGTTTACCCTGCGCGACAGCGAGCACCTGAGCGACGGCACGCCGCTGCGTGAAGTCATTGCTGTGCTGGATAACTTCCCACAGATTGTGGCGTTGGGTATCAACTGTATCGCCCTGGAGAACACCACGGCGGCGCTGCAACATCTGCAAGGCCTGACGGCATTGCCGCTGGTGGTCTATCCGAACTCGGGCGAGCACTATGATGCGGTGAGCAAGACCTGGCATCACCACGGTGAAGCGTGCGAGACGCTGGCGGGGTATTTGCCGCAATGGCAGTCGGCCGGAGCGAAGTTAATTGGCGGGTGTTGTCGGACGACGCCGAAGGATATTGCTGAGTTATATGCGCTGCGCTGA
- a CDS encoding ABC transporter permease, which produces MSHTLALHPVKKRDAVFLWVLLGWLAFALLPSWSLDYGLLESTSDEIFDAYSWSQVNISWLWYVLPSLLLVRPFNEAKREQRSRHYLDAGWALLCMAFVVISATLEGRGLGYATIVLFVALGAIMTLALTRLEWLGGDRFVIESLITIVALIGIFIVWPSIAIFIPMFTNDAGEFAPLAFMNVLSQAHIIQVIINSILLSIAVGIGCTFFGLVLAIYTTRIAKRSAIIGRIFSILPIVTPPFVVGLGVTLMMGRSGYVTEFMVEWFGLTNTNWLYGFTGIWLAQVLAFTPMAFMILDGAIKTIHPSLEEASYTLRASRWQTFNGVFVPLLKPALANAFLIVIVQSLADFSNPLVLGGNFDVLATQIYFYITGSQLDYQAASTLGAFLLLFSLLVFCIQYMWIGKRSYVTVSGKSYRGDVQPLPVTLVWSVIALLAVWIAFNALLYGSIFYGSFTVNWGVDYTLTLDNFIKLFGQGMSDGAWPSLLDTLLYAGIAAPITAAFGLLIAWVVVRQQFKGKKTIEFTTMLCFAVPGTVAGVSYILAFNSAPVYLTGTAAIVIISMVMRNVPVGIRAGIAGLGQIDKSLDEASLSLRAGSLRTITHILLPLLRPAILSALIYSFVRAITTVSAIVFLVTPDTRVATAYILNRVEDGEYGVAIAYGSILIVVMLAIIFLFDWLIGEARISRSKAKNQA; this is translated from the coding sequence ATGTCACACACACTCGCTCTCCATCCCGTCAAAAAACGGGATGCGGTATTCCTTTGGGTTTTACTCGGCTGGCTGGCCTTTGCCCTGCTGCCGAGCTGGAGCCTTGATTACGGCCTGCTGGAGTCCACCAGCGACGAGATCTTCGATGCCTACAGCTGGTCGCAGGTTAATATCAGCTGGCTGTGGTACGTGCTGCCAAGCCTGCTGCTGGTACGTCCGTTTAACGAAGCGAAACGCGAACAGCGCAGCCGCCATTACCTGGACGCCGGCTGGGCACTACTGTGCATGGCGTTTGTGGTCATAAGCGCTACCCTGGAAGGGCGCGGTTTAGGCTATGCCACCATCGTGCTGTTCGTGGCGCTGGGCGCCATCATGACCCTGGCCCTCACACGCCTGGAGTGGCTGGGCGGTGACCGCTTTGTCATTGAATCCCTTATCACCATTGTTGCCCTGATCGGCATTTTTATCGTCTGGCCCAGCATCGCCATCTTTATTCCGATGTTTACCAACGATGCCGGCGAGTTTGCTCCGCTGGCATTTATGAATGTGCTCTCGCAGGCGCACATCATTCAGGTGATCATTAACTCCATTCTGTTGTCGATTGCCGTCGGTATCGGCTGCACCTTCTTCGGGCTGGTGCTGGCCATTTACACCACTCGCATCGCCAAACGCAGCGCGATCATTGGCCGCATCTTCTCCATTCTGCCCATTGTGACCCCGCCGTTTGTGGTGGGCTTAGGCGTAACGCTGATGATGGGGCGCTCCGGCTATGTGACCGAATTTATGGTGGAGTGGTTCGGTTTAACCAATACCAACTGGCTGTACGGCTTTACCGGCATCTGGCTGGCGCAGGTGCTGGCCTTTACGCCGATGGCCTTTATGATCCTCGACGGGGCCATTAAAACTATTCATCCGTCGCTGGAAGAGGCCTCCTATACGCTGCGCGCCAGCCGCTGGCAGACCTTTAACGGCGTCTTCGTGCCGCTGCTGAAACCGGCGCTGGCCAACGCCTTTTTAATTGTCATTGTCCAGTCGCTGGCGGACTTCAGTAACCCGCTGGTGCTGGGCGGCAACTTCGACGTGCTGGCGACGCAAATCTATTTCTATATCACCGGTTCGCAGCTGGACTATCAGGCGGCCAGTACGCTGGGTGCCTTCCTGCTGCTCTTCTCGCTGTTGGTGTTCTGTATCCAGTACATGTGGATTGGCAAACGCTCCTACGTGACCGTCTCCGGTAAATCCTACCGCGGTGATGTGCAGCCGCTACCGGTGACGCTGGTGTGGAGCGTGATCGCGCTGCTGGCGGTGTGGATCGCCTTCAACGCCCTGCTTTACGGCAGCATCTTCTACGGCAGCTTCACCGTCAACTGGGGAGTGGATTACACCCTGACGCTGGATAACTTTATCAAGTTGTTCGGCCAGGGCATGAGCGACGGCGCATGGCCTTCGCTGCTCGACACGCTGCTCTACGCCGGGATCGCCGCGCCGATCACCGCCGCCTTCGGTCTGCTGATTGCGTGGGTGGTTGTCCGCCAGCAGTTTAAAGGGAAAAAGACTATCGAGTTCACCACCATGCTCTGCTTCGCCGTACCGGGCACCGTGGCTGGTGTCTCCTATATTCTGGCCTTTAACAGCGCGCCGGTGTACCTGACCGGTACCGCCGCCATCGTCATTATTTCCATGGTAATGCGTAACGTGCCGGTGGGCATTCGCGCCGGGATCGCCGGGCTGGGTCAGATCGACAAGTCGCTGGATGAAGCCTCGCTCAGTCTGCGTGCCGGAAGCTTGCGAACCATTACCCACATCCTGCTGCCACTGCTGCGCCCCGCCATTTTGTCGGCGCTGATCTACAGCTTTGTGCGCGCTATTACCACCGTCAGCGCCATTGTGTTCCTCGTCACGCCGGATACCCGCGTGGCAACGGCCTACATTCTGAACCGCGTGGAAGACGGCGAATATGGCGTGGCGATTGCCTACGGCTCGATCCTGATTGTGGTCATGCTGGCGATCATTTTCCTCTTTGACTGGCTGATCGGTGAGGCACGTATCTCCCGTTCAAAAGCTAAAAACCAGGCGTAA
- a CDS encoding DUF1272 domain-containing protein, translating into MLELRPNCEWCDVDLPPESTAARICSFECTYCAECAEHALDNRCPNCGGELVRRPIRPANKLEKFPASLTRVHAKRPA; encoded by the coding sequence ATGCTGGAATTACGTCCCAACTGTGAATGGTGCGATGTCGATTTGCCGCCTGAATCAACGGCGGCAAGAATCTGCTCTTTTGAATGCACCTATTGCGCAGAGTGCGCTGAACACGCGCTGGACAATCGCTGCCCAAATTGCGGAGGCGAACTGGTGAGACGGCCGATTCGTCCGGCCAACAAACTTGAGAAATTCCCCGCTTCTCTTACCCGGGTGCATGCGAAGCGGCCAGCGTAA